The Maniola hyperantus chromosome 9, iAphHyp1.2, whole genome shotgun sequence genome includes a region encoding these proteins:
- the LOC117985204 gene encoding 3-oxoacyl-[acyl-carrier-protein] reductase FabG-like, which translates to MSFANKVVIVTGASSGIGEATALLFAKEGADVVIVGRNDIKLKVVAAQCEEVGKKPLKVIADISKEDEAVTIIGQTISKFGKIDVLINNAGIIRLGKITDGTIMKTYDELVNTNLRSAIHLTTLVTPHIIKTKGNIINISSAGCLKLQTPLLLAYAISKAALNIFGQGAAMELAPHGVRVNTISPGPVYSDIWDNANLPSDALKGVDFKVPLNRVSKPEEIASLALYLASDKAVGITGSNYLSDNGYALT; encoded by the coding sequence atgagtTTTGCAAATAAAGTCGTGATAGTTACCGGCGCAAGTTCAGGCATAGGTGAAGCTACAGCACTACTGTTTGCTAAAGAAGGTGCAGATGTAGTTATAGTTGGACGAAACGACATTAAACTAAAGGTAGTCGCAGCACAATGTGAAGAAGTCGGTAAGAAACCACTAAAGGTCATAGCAGATATTAGCAAAGAAGACGAGGCAGTGACGATCATTGGTCAAACGATTAGTAAATTCGGAAAAATAGATGTCTTAATTAACAACGCTGGTATTATACGCTTAGGAAAGATAACAGATGGAACGATCATGAAAACCTATGATGAACTTGTAAATACAAATCTACGATCCGCCATACATCTTACTACATTAGTAACGCCACATATTATAAAGACTAAAGGAAATATAATCAACATTTCAAGTGCTGGATGCTTAAAACTTCAAACCCCATTGTTATTAGCTTACGCAATTAGTAAAGCTGCTCTTAATATATTTGGTCAAGGCGCTGCTATGGAACTAGCTCCACATGGGGTAAGAGTCAATACCATAAGTCCTGGACCAGTATACAGCGATATTTGGGATAATGCCAATTTACCATCAGATGCACTAAAAGGCGTAGATTTCAAAGTGCCTTTAAATAGAGTGTCAAAACCTGAAGAAATTGCAAGTTTAGCATTATATCTTGCAAGTGATAAAGCTGTTGGTATCACTGGATCAAACTATTTGTCTGACAATGGATATGCTCTAACGTAA
- the LOC117985205 gene encoding 3-oxoacyl-[acyl-carrier-protein] reductase FabG-like, which translates to MSFVNKVVLITGGSSGIGAASAIAFTKEGANVAIVGRNEEKLKGVIEKCTSAGKKPLSIKADITNKGEPERIVKETIEAFGAVDVLVNNAGLVRLAKILDSNILEAYDLVMNTNLRAQIHLTHLVGPSLIKSKGNIINISSIATKTRPTHTANIVYGISKAAFTHFSRAAAAEFAPHGVRVNSVSPGPVETDIMDNAGVNNISFSDIKDQLPLRRISEPEEIADIVLYIASDKAKAITGSDYIIDNGYLLKF; encoded by the coding sequence ATGAGTTTTGTTAATAAAGTTGTTCTTATAACTGGTGGCAGTTCTGGCATAGGAGCCGCTTCAGCTATAGCTTTTACTAAAGAAGGTGCAAATGTAGCAATAGTGGGAAGAAATGAGGAAAAGCTAAAAGGCGTTATAGAAAAATGTACAAGTGCAGGAAAAAAACCTTTATCGATCAAAGCGGACATCACAAATAAGGGCGAACCGGAAAGAATAGTTAAAGAAACAATTGAAGCATTTGGAGCAGTAGACGTGCTTGTTAACAACGCGGGACTCGTAAGATTAGCCAAAATCCTGGACAGTAACATTTTGGAAGCGTATGATCTTGTCATGAACACAAACCTTCGCGCCCAGATTCACCTGACACATTTAGTTGGTCcttctttaattaaatctaaagGGAATATCATCAATATCTCCAGCATAGCCACAAAAACAAGACCAACCCATACAGCAAACATTGTTTATGGTATATCAAAAGCAGCGTTTACGCACTTCTCCCGCGCAGCCGCAGCGGAGTTTGCCCCTCATGGTGTGAGAGTAAACTCCGTCAGTCCTGGGCCAGTTGAAACTGATATTATGGATAACGCTGGCGTAAATAATATATCCTTCTCTGATATAAAAGATCAGTTGCCACTTCGTAGAATATCAGAACCCGAAGAAATAGCTGATATTGTCCTTTACATCGCAAGCGATAAAGCAAAAGCAATCACTGGATCGGATTATATAATAGATAATGGATATTTATTGAAATTTTGA
- the LOC117985348 gene encoding 3-oxoacyl-[acyl-carrier-protein] reductase FabG-like, with protein sequence MSFANKVVIVTGASSGIGEATAILFAKEGANVVLVGRNDVKLKVVAAKCEELGKNPLKITADISKEDQAVSIIDQTINKFGKIDMLINNAGILRLGKIINGTIMNIYDELMNTNLRPVIHLTTIATPYLIQSKGNIINISSAGGVKVTRNPMFLAYTITKNSLNVFGQGVAIELGPHGVRVNTISPGAVYSDIWENCNVTQEEAMKDCEFKAALNRMSKPEEVANLALYLAGDKAIGITGSNYLVDNGFALMN encoded by the coding sequence ATGAGTTTCGCGAATAAAGTCGTCATAGTTACCGGTGCAAGTTCAGGCATAGGAGAAGCCACAGCAATATTATTTGCTAAAGAAGGTGCCAATGTAGTTTTAGTTGGAAGAAACGATGTTAAACTGAAAGTAGTAGCGGCAAAATGTGAAGAACTTGGAAAAAACCCGCTAAAAATCACTGCGGATATTAGCAAGGAAGATCAGGCAGTCTCCATCATTGATCAGACTATTAATAAATTTGGAAAAATTGATATGTTAATCAACAACGCTGGTATTCTACGCTTGGGAAAAATAATTAACGGAACAATTATGAATATTTATGATGAACTTATGAATACGAATCTTCGACCCGTAATACATCTTACTACAATAGCAACACCGTACCTTATACAGAGTAAAGGGAATATAATCAACATATCCAGTGCAGGAGGTGTTAAAGTGACAAGAAACCCTATGTTTTTAGCTTATACGATTACTAAAAATTCTCTAAATGTATTTGGTCAAGGTGTTGCAATAGAATTAGGTCCACACGGTGTTAGAGTCAATACCATCAGTCCAGGTGCTGTGTACTCCGATATTTGGGAGAATTGCAATGTAACTCAAGAAGAAGCTATGAAAGATTGTGAATTTAAAGCGGCGCTTAATAGAATGTCAAAACCAGAGGAAGTCGCAAACTTGGCATTATATCTAGCAGGTGACAAAGCTATCGGCATTACTGGATCGAATTATTTGGTTGATAATGGATTTGCTTTAATGAATTAA